A single Acidobacteriota bacterium DNA region contains:
- a CDS encoding CsbD family protein codes for MWNKDEVIGKKKQITGAINANVGEFIHDPQLEAEGETEQVEGQVQQQAGKVRRKAGEALEQAGKVLADL; via the coding sequence ATGTGGAATAAAGACGAGGTCATCGGCAAGAAGAAACAAATCACCGGCGCGATCAATGCCAATGTCGGGGAGTTTATCCACGATCCGCAACTCGAAGCCGAAGGCGAAACAGAGCAAGTGGAAGGACAAGTTCAACAGCAAGCCGGCAAAGTGCGCCGGAAGGCCGGTGAGGCATTAGAACAAGCGGGCAAAGTGCTTGCCGATCTTTAA
- a CDS encoding CsbD family protein yields MEASMWSKDEVKGMSNQVKGAIKDKVGEVTNNPSLEAEGEVERLAGKIQEKVGTGLRKAAEAVEAGKALAGKA; encoded by the coding sequence ATGGAGGCAAGTATGTGGAGTAAGGACGAAGTTAAAGGCATGTCCAACCAGGTCAAGGGCGCAATCAAAGACAAAGTTGGGGAAGTGACTAACAACCCAAGCCTAGAAGCCGAAGGCGAAGTTGAACGCCTGGCCGGAAAAATTCAGGAGAAAGTCGGCACCGGGCTGCGCAAAGCCGCTGAGGCAGTCGAGGCGGGCAAAGCGCTGGCCGGCAAAGCCTAG
- a CDS encoding BON domain-containing protein, producing MRPRTIIGAFVVIFIVASACYYFYGYRSQAISANFNAMVDSTSGTATTTAVKTALALNNNVASFDIHVETSNNDVTLTGQVPTVEDKRIAEEVARSTKGVANVVNNLQVDPKMLAATAAKQYVTDLEIKTAVLESILNNPDLKTQQLKVEVSNGEIKLSGSVQTAAQKTAAEAAARAITNVRKVESQALAVTQVTNELR from the coding sequence ATGCGACCAAGAACAATTATCGGCGCGTTCGTCGTGATCTTTATTGTGGCATCCGCGTGTTATTATTTTTATGGGTATCGTAGCCAAGCCATCTCCGCTAACTTCAATGCCATGGTGGACAGCACGTCCGGCACGGCCACAACCACCGCAGTCAAAACCGCGCTGGCCTTGAATAACAACGTTGCTTCCTTCGACATCCACGTTGAGACCAGCAACAACGACGTGACGCTGACGGGTCAGGTGCCGACCGTTGAGGACAAGCGCATCGCGGAAGAGGTTGCCCGTAGCACCAAAGGCGTGGCCAACGTAGTGAATAACCTACAGGTTGACCCAAAGATGTTAGCGGCCACGGCCGCCAAGCAATACGTCACCGACCTTGAAATCAAAACCGCCGTGTTGGAATCCATCCTGAATAACCCGGACTTGAAAACGCAACAGCTTAAAGTCGAGGTCAGCAATGGCGAGATCAAGCTGAGTGGGAGCGTCCAAACCGCCGCGCAGAAAACCGCCGCCGAAGCAGCCGCACGGGCAATCACGAATGTCCGCAAGGTGGAGTCGCAGGCTTTGGCCGTAACACAAGTAACAAACGAGTTGAGGTAA
- a CDS encoding SH3 domain-containing protein, translated as MGVIYDNEGPSYYDSGGYNHPRYTGGTVLLAIVILLMFFFWADLAPLRNNLSNWISGNHNPTALPAETSRTGNNTATWHVTADNLALRKKPSRLARASYALPRGTKVVLLGNTQQETAGAVWFKVRVETFRGRRIGWVNQQYLE; from the coding sequence ATGGGCGTCATTTACGACAACGAAGGACCGTCTTATTACGATTCGGGAGGGTACAATCACCCAAGGTATACCGGTGGCACCGTTTTGTTAGCCATCGTTATCCTGTTGATGTTCTTTTTCTGGGCCGACTTGGCGCCGCTGCGGAATAATCTCAGCAATTGGATAAGCGGCAACCATAATCCAACGGCTTTGCCCGCTGAAACTTCAAGAACAGGAAATAACACCGCGACATGGCACGTAACTGCGGACAACCTGGCGTTGCGCAAAAAACCAAGCCGTCTGGCCCGCGCCAGTTATGCGCTACCCAGAGGAACCAAAGTCGTATTACTCGGCAACACCCAGCAAGAGACCGCAGGCGCTGTTTGGTTTAAGGTGCGCGTTGAAACATTCAGGGGCAGGCGGATTGGGTGGGTGAATCAACAATACCTCGAATAA
- a CDS encoding DUF1269 domain-containing protein, which translates to MQAQPALSTEQVEQKELSAVVALYETHAEAEEAVRELQKSGFDMQKLSIVGKDYYTEEEVVGYYTTGDRMKAWGKLGAFWGGVWGLLFGSAFLVIPGIGPLLAAGPLVGCIVGALEGAAIMGGVSALGAGLISLGVPKDSVIEYETQIKAGKFVVIAHGSFDEVSKAQAAFAVTKHQGVREHTSGA; encoded by the coding sequence ATGCAAGCACAGCCAGCACTTAGCACCGAGCAGGTCGAGCAGAAAGAACTGAGTGCCGTCGTGGCTCTCTACGAAACGCACGCTGAGGCAGAGGAAGCTGTCCGCGAACTCCAAAAGTCGGGATTCGACATGCAGAAGCTGTCCATCGTCGGCAAGGACTACTACACCGAAGAAGAAGTGGTCGGTTACTACACGACCGGCGACCGTATGAAAGCCTGGGGCAAGTTGGGAGCCTTCTGGGGTGGCGTCTGGGGGCTATTGTTCGGGTCGGCATTTCTCGTCATTCCGGGCATCGGCCCGCTGCTGGCCGCCGGCCCGCTCGTCGGTTGCATCGTCGGCGCCTTGGAAGGCGCGGCAATCATGGGGGGAGTGAGCGCCTTGGGCGCGGGCCTGATCAGTTTGGGGGTTCCCAAAGACAGCGTCATCGAATACGAAACCCAGATCAAAGCCGGCAAGTTCGTGGTGATCGCGCACGGCTCGTTCGACGAAGTAAGCAAAGCCCAAGCGGCCTTTGCGGTAACTAAACATCAAGGTGTGCGAGAACACACCTCCGGCGCATAA
- a CDS encoding OmpA family protein produces MKITRLITASALFLLTLVGTVAAQTATTTLPTQWPTQWIAAKRQVLAVKYNENKQTTVIMSGTAIAPRVTGKADVEFKQGRTNVRLEMGSFANPQSLGAFYTCYVLWAVAPEGQAENLMELPIQKNFKIESTAKFQTFGLIITAEPHSRVELPSSMIVAENTLGKATTGALTTSKIEYSGDPGTFYAIFLPNAPAANPDYTTPLLILGARRAVEIAQRADAKRFAEVELRDAETKLATLEQAWPRSRKPSDLRDNAKKNSGLAHDVMRIAEQARKLSVERSDQARLDAERQQAGNNIAQAQSEAERARNAAARATMNAERARAEAGSARTDAERAKTEAERARTDAGSARTEAERAKMEAERAQSAEREGTARAANEAALARERVAQAQSETEKAKANEGLARNDADSARLQTAAAQRERDAAQQSLYVSLSAVLETRRDARGLIVNLSDVLFDTGKATLKPGAREKLSKLSGILLAYPGAYQIEIEGHTDSVGSEESNLNLSRGRAEAVRDYLTQNGIKSERIIAARGFGEANPVADNNTAAGRQVNRRVEIVIADQPQAQAKAGNQ; encoded by the coding sequence ATGAAGATTACCAGATTGATTACCGCGAGCGCGCTGTTTCTGCTGACGCTCGTTGGCACGGTTGCGGCGCAAACCGCCACGACCACATTACCCACACAATGGCCCACGCAATGGATTGCCGCCAAGCGGCAAGTGCTGGCGGTCAAGTACAACGAAAACAAACAGACAACTGTCATCATGTCGGGTACGGCCATTGCGCCGCGCGTGACAGGCAAGGCCGATGTGGAATTCAAACAGGGCCGCACGAATGTCCGGCTCGAGATGGGCAGCTTCGCCAACCCACAATCACTCGGCGCTTTCTACACCTGCTACGTGCTGTGGGCCGTGGCGCCAGAGGGGCAGGCCGAGAACCTGATGGAGTTACCGATCCAGAAGAATTTCAAGATTGAGTCCACGGCGAAATTTCAGACCTTCGGGCTGATCATTACTGCCGAGCCGCATTCCCGGGTGGAGCTGCCGAGTTCGATGATCGTGGCCGAGAACACCCTGGGCAAAGCGACGACAGGCGCGCTCACCACGAGCAAAATCGAATACAGCGGCGACCCTGGCACGTTTTACGCGATCTTCCTGCCCAACGCGCCGGCGGCCAATCCCGATTACACCACGCCGCTGTTGATCTTGGGCGCGCGTCGCGCCGTCGAGATTGCGCAGCGGGCCGACGCGAAACGGTTCGCTGAGGTGGAGTTGCGCGACGCCGAAACAAAGCTCGCCACGCTGGAACAGGCCTGGCCGCGTTCGCGCAAACCTTCGGACTTGCGCGATAACGCGAAGAAAAACAGCGGCCTGGCGCACGACGTAATGCGCATCGCCGAACAAGCCCGCAAATTGAGCGTCGAACGCAGCGATCAAGCGCGCCTCGACGCCGAGCGCCAGCAGGCCGGCAATAACATTGCCCAAGCTCAATCCGAAGCCGAGCGTGCGCGCAACGCCGCCGCGCGCGCCACCATGAACGCTGAACGCGCCAGAGCTGAAGCAGGCAGCGCTCGCACCGATGCTGAACGCGCGAAAACGGAAGCGGAACGCGCCCGCACGGACGCAGGCAGCGCTCGCACTGAGGCTGAACGCGCGAAAATGGAAGCGGAGCGCGCGCAGTCAGCCGAACGCGAAGGGACAGCGCGCGCTGCCAACGAAGCCGCGCTGGCGCGGGAACGCGTTGCGCAGGCGCAATCCGAAACTGAAAAAGCCAAAGCGAATGAAGGGCTGGCACGCAACGACGCAGACAGCGCGCGCCTGCAAACCGCCGCGGCGCAGCGTGAACGGGACGCGGCCCAACAAAGCCTCTACGTCTCGCTCTCAGCGGTGCTCGAAACCCGCCGCGACGCGCGTGGGCTGATCGTCAATCTTTCGGATGTCTTATTCGACACCGGCAAAGCGACGCTCAAACCCGGCGCGCGCGAAAAGCTCAGCAAGCTCTCCGGCATTCTGTTGGCTTATCCCGGCGCTTACCAGATCGAGATTGAAGGGCACACCGATTCAGTTGGCTCGGAGGAGTCGAACCTCAATCTGTCGCGCGGGCGCGCCGAAGCGGTGCGCGATTACTTGACGCAAAACGGCATCAAGTCAGAGCGCATCATCGCGGCGCGCGGCTTTGGCGAAGCAAATCCCGTCGCCGACAACAACACGGCGGCGGGCCGTCAGGTCAATCGGCGCGTGGAGATCGTCATTGCCGATCAACCCCAGGCGCAGGCGAAAGCCGGTAATCAGTAA
- a CDS encoding lipid-binding SYLF domain-containing protein has translation MSRLLVTFCLALAVSAVAQAQAQKNLKDKISQSDKAARVFNEIMGTPDKGIPVELLEHAECVAVFPSVLKAGFIIGGRGGRGVASCRTASGWSAPAFFNLGGGSFGLQIGAQSTDFVMLFMNKDGLNSLLSDGFTLGGDASVAAGPVGRQAGASTDLKMNAQILSYSRSKGLFAGLELKGVVIKPDKDDMRDVYGENVTAKEVLQENKITAPASIRAFPNTLGRYSSRMAEK, from the coding sequence ATCAGCAGGTTGTTAGTAACTTTCTGCCTGGCGCTGGCGGTCAGCGCCGTGGCGCAAGCGCAGGCGCAGAAGAATCTCAAAGATAAGATTAGCCAATCCGACAAGGCCGCGCGCGTCTTTAACGAGATTATGGGCACCCCGGACAAAGGGATTCCCGTGGAATTACTGGAGCACGCCGAATGCGTCGCGGTCTTCCCTTCCGTGCTTAAAGCCGGCTTCATCATCGGCGGACGCGGCGGGCGCGGCGTGGCGAGTTGCCGCACGGCAAGTGGCTGGAGCGCCCCGGCCTTTTTCAATTTGGGCGGCGGCAGCTTCGGCTTGCAGATCGGCGCGCAATCCACTGATTTCGTGATGCTGTTCATGAACAAGGACGGGCTGAACAGTTTGCTGTCAGACGGCTTCACGCTGGGCGGCGACGCTTCGGTGGCCGCCGGGCCGGTCGGGCGCCAAGCCGGCGCTTCGACCGATCTGAAGATGAATGCGCAGATTCTCTCCTATTCGCGCAGCAAAGGGTTGTTTGCCGGACTCGAACTCAAAGGCGTCGTCATCAAGCCGGACAAAGATGATATGCGCGATGTTTACGGCGAAAACGTGACGGCCAAAGAAGTGTTGCAGGAGAACAAGATCACTGCGCCCGCTTCGATCCGGGCGTTCCCCAACACGCTGGGCCGTTACTCTTCGCGCATGGCTGAGAAGTAA
- a CDS encoding DUF1003 domain-containing protein encodes MTTVNRTATAQRLLAKELDKLSEHERQIVESFIKHGRVARNVAHEFEEQLTFGQRVADRFAQIIGSWRFIIIQSVLLLVWIVLNITAYVYRWDPYPFILLNLAMSFQAAYAAPILMMSQNRQAEKDHQQAKNDYEVNLKAELEIMQLHEKFNELRDSLWVDLVRMQQQQIEMLERLVATDRAPKP; translated from the coding sequence ATGACTACCGTAAATAGAACCGCGACCGCCCAACGCCTGTTGGCAAAAGAACTCGACAAGCTCTCTGAGCACGAGCGCCAGATCGTCGAAAGCTTCATCAAGCACGGCCGCGTCGCGCGCAACGTCGCGCACGAGTTCGAAGAGCAACTGACCTTTGGGCAACGGGTCGCGGATCGTTTCGCGCAGATCATCGGTTCGTGGCGCTTCATCATCATTCAAAGCGTGTTGCTGCTGGTGTGGATTGTGTTGAATATCACGGCGTATGTTTACCGCTGGGATCCGTATCCTTTCATCCTGCTCAACCTCGCCATGTCATTTCAGGCCGCCTATGCCGCGCCGATTTTGATGATGAGCCAGAACCGCCAGGCCGAAAAAGATCATCAGCAAGCGAAGAACGATTACGAGGTCAACCTGAAAGCCGAGTTGGAGATTATGCAGTTGCACGAAAAATTCAATGAGTTGCGCGATTCGTTATGGGTAGACCTGGTGCGTATGCAACAGCAGCAGATCGAAATGCTCGAACGGTTAGTAGCAACAGACCGCGCGCCCAAACCCTAA
- a CDS encoding glycosidase, protein MNNQAPELFKRHKLNPILTAADWPYPINSVFNPAAALLPDGTTLLLCRVEDRRGHSHLTAARSANGVDDWQIDAQPTMLAEPGKHPEELWGIEDPRITFIPELKKYALVYTAYTRDGPGVALAFTEDFRAFERFGVIMPPEDKDAALLPHRIGGNWALIHRPVSAPRAHMWISYSPDLLHWGSHKLMMEARRGAWWDANKIGLSPPPIETPQGWLVIYHGVKHTAAGCIYRLGLALFDLHAPERCIKRGDEWVFGPVEPYEQHGDVGNVVFPCGYTLAADGDTLHLYYGAADTSIGLATGSLRALLEWLERSA, encoded by the coding sequence ATGAACAACCAAGCACCCGAACTTTTCAAGCGGCACAAACTCAATCCCATTCTGACCGCCGCCGATTGGCCATACCCGATCAACAGTGTATTCAATCCCGCCGCCGCATTGCTGCCCGACGGCACGACGCTGCTGCTCTGCCGCGTCGAAGATCGGCGCGGGCATTCGCATTTGACCGCCGCGCGTTCGGCCAATGGCGTGGATGACTGGCAGATTGATGCGCAGCCGACGATGTTGGCCGAGCCGGGCAAGCATCCCGAAGAGTTGTGGGGCATCGAAGACCCGCGCATCACCTTCATCCCCGAACTGAAAAAGTACGCGCTTGTTTACACGGCTTACACGCGCGACGGGCCGGGCGTGGCGCTCGCCTTCACCGAAGACTTCCGCGCCTTCGAGCGGTTCGGCGTAATCATGCCGCCGGAAGACAAAGACGCGGCGTTGCTGCCGCATCGCATCGGCGGCAATTGGGCCTTGATTCATCGCCCGGTCAGCGCGCCGCGTGCGCACATGTGGATCAGCTATTCGCCCGACCTGCTGCATTGGGGCAGTCATAAGTTGATGATGGAAGCACGGCGCGGCGCGTGGTGGGACGCGAACAAGATCGGGCTTTCGCCCCCGCCCATTGAAACACCGCAAGGCTGGCTGGTGATCTATCACGGCGTCAAACACACGGCGGCTGGCTGTATTTACCGGCTCGGCCTTGCGCTCTTTGATTTGCACGCGCCGGAACGCTGTATCAAGCGCGGCGACGAATGGGTCTTCGGCCCGGTGGAACCATACGAACAGCACGGCGATGTAGGCAACGTCGTCTTCCCGTGCGGTTACACGCTGGCGGCGGATGGCGACACGCTGCACCTGTATTACGGCGCGGCGGACACGAGCATTGGTCTGGCGACGGGCAGTTTGCGCGCGCTGCTTGAATGGCTTGAACGGAGCGCCTAA
- a CDS encoding glycosyltransferase family 4 protein, giving the protein MNRLAFIGNYLPRQCGIATFTTDLCEAIAAEYSGIKCIAVPVNDTEAGYDYPPRVRFELTEKDLDSYRRAADFLNINNVDLVCLQHEYGIFGGRAGSHVLTLLHELNMPIVTTLHTVLREPDAEQRRVLEQVAGLSDRLVVMSERGAEFLKDIYHVPAAKIDFIPHGIPDLPFVDPSFHKDLFGVEGKIVLLSFGLLSANKGIETVINALPAILERHPNVVYIVVGATHPHVLRHEGETYRLSLQWLAQEKGVEGSVIFYNRFVDLEELVQFIGAADIYITPYLTEAQITSGTLAYTVGAGKAVISTPYWYAEEMLADERGALVPFRNPAALAEQVIDLLDNEAKRHAMRKRAYMFGREMIWPQVARRYVESFERARAERRHYTQHGLAVKPLDKRPGELPPLKLDHLRRLTDDTGMLQHAIFTVPNYHEGYTIDDNARALQVSVLLEEAGNSEAEDLATRYLAFVWYAYNPENGRFRNFMGYQRNWLEESGSEDSHGRTLLALGTVLGRSNTPALQSMAGWVFEQSLPAISATTSPRAWAFALIGIHEYLKRYSGDSMANQVREELAQRLLALYQHCRTDKWRWFEAGLTYSNAALPQALLMCGQWIPNQAMTEAGLESLSWLTDLQRSEPAGGHFVPIGSNGFYTRKGKRARFDQQPVEAQVTVSACLEAYRITGDKRWRNEARRAFQWFLGRNDLNRTIYDPTTGGCRDGLHSDRTNENQGAESTLAFLQSLLELRLAENTLQAVTSEK; this is encoded by the coding sequence ATCAATCGCCTCGCCTTCATCGGCAATTACCTGCCCCGCCAATGCGGCATTGCCACCTTCACCACCGACCTGTGCGAAGCCATCGCCGCCGAATACAGCGGCATCAAGTGCATCGCGGTGCCCGTCAACGACACCGAAGCGGGCTATGATTATCCGCCCCGTGTGCGCTTTGAGCTGACGGAAAAAGACCTTGATTCATACCGGCGCGCCGCCGACTTCCTGAACATTAACAACGTAGACTTGGTCTGTCTGCAACACGAATATGGCATCTTCGGCGGACGCGCGGGCAGCCATGTGCTGACGCTGCTGCACGAATTGAACATGCCCATCGTCACCACGTTGCACACCGTGTTGCGCGAGCCGGACGCCGAGCAGCGGCGCGTGCTGGAACAAGTCGCGGGCTTGTCAGACCGCCTGGTCGTGATGAGCGAGCGCGGCGCGGAATTCCTCAAAGACATTTATCACGTGCCCGCCGCGAAGATTGATTTCATCCCGCACGGCATCCCCGATCTGCCTTTTGTTGATCCCAGCTTCCACAAAGACCTGTTTGGCGTCGAAGGCAAAATCGTGCTGCTCAGCTTCGGCTTACTCTCTGCCAACAAAGGCATCGAAACGGTCATCAACGCGCTGCCCGCGATTTTGGAGCGTCATCCGAACGTGGTTTACATCGTGGTCGGCGCGACGCACCCGCACGTGCTGCGCCACGAAGGCGAAACCTATCGTTTGTCGCTGCAATGGCTGGCGCAGGAAAAAGGCGTCGAGGGCAGCGTGATCTTCTACAACCGTTTTGTTGATTTGGAAGAACTCGTGCAGTTCATCGGCGCGGCGGATATTTACATCACGCCTTATCTGACCGAAGCGCAGATCACGTCGGGCACGCTGGCTTACACGGTCGGCGCGGGCAAGGCCGTGATCTCGACGCCGTATTGGTATGCCGAAGAAATGCTGGCCGATGAACGCGGCGCGCTGGTGCCGTTCCGCAATCCGGCGGCCTTGGCCGAGCAAGTGATTGACTTGCTGGACAACGAGGCCAAACGTCACGCGATGCGCAAGCGGGCTTACATGTTCGGACGCGAGATGATCTGGCCGCAGGTGGCGCGCCGCTACGTCGAGAGCTTTGAACGCGCGCGCGCCGAACGCCGTCATTACACGCAACACGGCTTGGCGGTGAAGCCGCTCGATAAACGGCCCGGCGAATTGCCGCCGCTCAAACTCGATCATTTGCGCCGCCTGACCGATGACACCGGCATGTTGCAGCACGCCATTTTCACCGTGCCCAACTATCACGAAGGCTACACGATTGATGACAACGCGCGCGCGCTGCAAGTAAGCGTGCTGCTCGAAGAAGCCGGCAACAGCGAAGCCGAAGACCTGGCGACGCGTTATTTGGCCTTCGTCTGGTATGCCTACAATCCTGAGAACGGGCGCTTTCGCAATTTCATGGGCTACCAACGTAACTGGCTGGAAGAGAGCGGCTCAGAAGACAGTCACGGCCGCACGTTGTTGGCGCTGGGCACAGTGTTGGGCCGCTCCAACACGCCCGCGTTGCAAAGCATGGCTGGCTGGGTTTTCGAGCAATCGTTGCCCGCCATAAGCGCCACGACCAGCCCGCGCGCCTGGGCCTTCGCGCTCATCGGCATCCACGAATACTTGAAACGTTACTCCGGCGACAGCATGGCCAATCAAGTTCGTGAAGAGTTAGCCCAGCGCTTATTGGCTTTGTATCAACATTGCCGCACGGACAAGTGGCGCTGGTTTGAAGCCGGGCTGACATACAGCAACGCGGCCTTACCGCAAGCCTTGCTGATGTGCGGGCAATGGATTCCCAATCAGGCCATGACCGAGGCCGGGCTGGAATCGCTGAGTTGGCTGACGGACTTGCAACGCTCTGAACCGGCGGGCGGGCATTTCGTCCCCATCGGCTCGAATGGTTTTTATACACGCAAAGGCAAACGCGCCCGCTTCGATCAACAGCCGGTCGAGGCGCAAGTGACAGTCTCGGCCTGTCTCGAAGCCTATCGCATCACCGGCGACAAACGCTGGCGCAACGAAGCGCGCCGCGCCTTTCAATGGTTCCTCGGACGCAACGATCTGAACCGCACGATTTATGACCCGACGACCGGCGGTTGCCGCGACGGCTTGCATTCCGACCGCACGAACGAAAATCAGGGCGCGGAATCTACGCTAGCCTTTCTACAATCTTTGCTGGAATTGCGGCTGGCTGAAAACACGTTGCAAGCGGTAACGAGTGAAAAGTGA